One segment of Rhodothermus bifroesti DNA contains the following:
- a CDS encoding BamA/TamA family outer membrane protein: MPWRVHDVRLEGNRAFSDETLRLYVRTTANREFLGIPGLTWWLWLYELGASGRLGGALSRALMASGEPPAYHDTALVAADLERLTLFYHQEGFPQARVEAQYDTLRPGLLRITFRIHEGPPTFLRQITYAGLEHLTPIEQRTLMQRSALRHRPVDPQQLLHRRAQAQRYSELTLLEERRHLMEFLWNAGFAAVTRDSIRAIVIPARPDSFDLILQASTGPRYRLGDLYIEVDGPEPELHLDRDTLALPPIADSLAAGHAIITRRQESRLKSAFLIRMLRIQPGQWYSYAQLLNARRRLEATGLFTYVRFAPLWTDTTRLLGEAAPRLPLAITLTTRPRHRLRLETFMLQRSGPLTGTENELGTGVAATYENANLLGNAETFSLRTSGSIAGNFEEGLLTSAQIELTASLLYPYAITPFGGLERWLRLYDARTRLSLSWLTARRDALRLAIRGRGTARFRLELQHTAALTSLIDLIDISLSNPDTLSGFRAAFLDEVLRPIEDPVQRAQLLDDYTVPQINDALRYTLQAARLNPLLRDRGYIYELTFEAGALLSELLDRYVFTPGMHEGTLPGLPFFRQAASGNRLLYRPYVRLAVDLRQYRPLHQSTVLAWKLQAGWAQPLGQADVIPFDRRFYSGGASSIRGWSLRGLGPGRVRFADNVDGANLLGGEIKLELSGELRQRMLHRVLAADWIGAVFTDVGNVWLGPRNPGPDAGRFRFNRFYRELAWSGGLGLRLAWEYLIVRLDLAYRIHDPARTGTVLLPDGLHRPMLHFGIGHTF, encoded by the coding sequence TTGCCCTGGCGGGTCCATGACGTGCGCTTGGAAGGTAACCGTGCTTTCTCTGACGAAACGCTACGGCTTTACGTGCGCACCACGGCCAACAGAGAGTTTCTGGGCATCCCTGGCCTGACTTGGTGGCTTTGGCTTTATGAGCTGGGCGCCTCCGGCCGCCTGGGTGGTGCGCTCAGCCGGGCACTGATGGCCAGCGGTGAACCCCCGGCCTATCACGACACTGCCTTGGTTGCTGCCGACCTGGAGCGCCTCACGTTGTTTTACCACCAGGAAGGCTTTCCGCAAGCCCGCGTCGAGGCCCAGTATGATACACTACGGCCAGGCTTGCTGCGCATTACGTTTCGCATCCACGAAGGACCCCCGACGTTCTTGCGGCAAATTACCTACGCTGGACTAGAACACCTGACGCCCATTGAGCAACGCACGTTGATGCAGCGCTCGGCACTGCGCCATCGCCCTGTTGATCCTCAGCAGCTACTGCACCGACGCGCTCAAGCGCAACGCTACTCAGAGCTGACCCTATTGGAAGAACGTCGGCATCTAATGGAATTCCTCTGGAACGCGGGTTTTGCCGCGGTAACGCGCGATTCGATCCGTGCTATTGTGATACCTGCTCGCCCAGACTCGTTTGACCTTATCCTGCAAGCAAGTACAGGCCCCCGCTATCGCCTAGGGGATTTGTACATTGAAGTCGATGGACCAGAGCCTGAACTGCACCTCGACCGAGATACGCTTGCGCTTCCTCCTATAGCCGACAGTCTTGCTGCAGGGCACGCCATCATTACCCGCCGCCAGGAAAGTCGACTCAAGTCCGCGTTCTTAATCCGCATGCTCCGCATACAGCCTGGACAGTGGTACAGCTATGCGCAACTGCTTAATGCGCGCCGTCGGCTAGAGGCTACAGGCCTGTTTACCTATGTACGCTTTGCTCCGCTATGGACCGATACAACACGTCTTCTTGGCGAAGCTGCTCCACGGCTGCCATTGGCGATCACGCTAACAACGCGGCCCCGCCATCGCTTGCGCCTGGAGACGTTCATGCTGCAACGCAGCGGCCCCCTAACCGGCACTGAAAATGAACTCGGAACCGGTGTAGCCGCGACTTACGAAAATGCCAACCTGTTGGGCAATGCCGAAACGTTCAGCCTACGCACCTCTGGCTCCATTGCAGGCAACTTTGAAGAAGGGCTCCTCACTTCAGCCCAGATTGAGCTCACGGCCTCGTTGCTTTACCCCTACGCCATAACCCCTTTTGGCGGGCTTGAACGCTGGCTACGGCTTTACGATGCCCGTACCCGGCTTTCGCTTAGCTGGCTTACTGCTCGCCGAGATGCGTTGCGCTTGGCAATTCGCGGTCGGGGTACAGCCCGCTTTCGGCTTGAACTCCAGCACACCGCCGCGCTTACTTCCCTGATCGACCTGATCGACATTAGCCTGAGCAACCCAGATACGCTAAGCGGTTTTCGCGCCGCTTTTCTCGATGAGGTGCTGCGTCCCATTGAGGACCCCGTCCAGCGTGCCCAGCTTTTGGATGACTACACTGTACCTCAGATTAACGACGCGTTGCGCTATACGCTCCAGGCTGCCCGGCTGAACCCACTGCTGCGGGACCGAGGCTATATTTACGAGTTAACCTTCGAGGCTGGAGCATTGCTGTCGGAGCTCCTAGACCGCTACGTTTTTACGCCGGGGATGCATGAAGGTACGCTACCTGGGCTGCCCTTCTTTCGGCAAGCCGCATCAGGGAACCGGCTGCTATACCGCCCTTATGTGCGCCTGGCTGTCGATTTAAGGCAATACCGTCCTTTACACCAAAGCACGGTCCTAGCCTGGAAACTGCAGGCCGGATGGGCGCAGCCCTTAGGCCAAGCGGATGTTATTCCTTTCGACCGCCGCTTCTACAGCGGGGGCGCCTCCAGCATCCGCGGTTGGTCGCTACGCGGATTAGGCCCTGGGCGCGTCCGCTTTGCGGATAACGTAGACGGCGCTAACCTGCTGGGCGGCGAAATCAAACTTGAACTCAGCGGAGAGCTACGGCAACGCATGCTGCACCGCGTTTTAGCAGCTGACTGGATCGGTGCTGTATTCACCGACGTCGGCAACGTGTGGCTAGGCCCCCGAAATCCAGGCCCTGATGCCGGGCGTTTTCGCTTCAACCGTTTTTATCGCGAGCTGGCCTGGAGCGGCGGGTTAGGCTTACGCCTAGCTTGGGAATATCTTATTGTGCGTCTAGACCTGGCTTACCGCATCCACGATCCTGCACGCACGGGAACCGTCCTGCTCCCTGACGGCTTGCATCGACCAATGTTGCACTTTGGCATCGGCCATACGTTTTAG
- a CDS encoding M23 family metallopeptidase, which yields MSKNRYYYFDHATCSFVEVRPPSSRRMLWILIGLVLILGIGGVIVWQIGGRLATPRELALEAENEALRAQLRRMTQKLDQFADRLNELAAHDQSLYRTLLQAEPISEDVRQVGIGGSDAYAAFDRFSKPTATLLRETSQKLDALERQLALQNASFRELLTLAERREVWRRQMPALLPADGPVVSGFGMRLHPILRVRKVHEGIDILLPYGSPVYAPGDGVVRETGRNSGYGNYIIVDHPATGYQTLYGHLSRILVRPGQKVQRGDQIALSGNSGYSTGPHLHYEVRDRQGRPLNPLQFVAPSMTPHEYQRLLEAAERSTISLD from the coding sequence ATGTCTAAAAATCGCTACTATTACTTCGATCACGCCACGTGCTCGTTTGTCGAGGTGCGTCCGCCTTCGTCCCGGCGCATGCTTTGGATCTTGATCGGTTTGGTGCTTATCCTAGGGATAGGTGGCGTGATCGTTTGGCAGATCGGGGGTCGGCTGGCTACACCCCGTGAGCTGGCCTTAGAAGCTGAAAACGAAGCCCTTCGGGCTCAGCTTCGCCGCATGACGCAAAAACTGGATCAGTTTGCCGACAGGCTCAACGAGCTAGCGGCGCACGACCAATCGCTCTATCGCACGTTGCTCCAGGCAGAGCCAATCTCAGAAGACGTACGCCAGGTCGGTATAGGCGGAAGCGATGCCTATGCGGCTTTTGACCGTTTTAGCAAACCTACTGCCACCCTACTGCGGGAAACCTCGCAAAAACTGGACGCCTTGGAACGCCAGCTTGCACTGCAGAATGCTAGCTTCCGCGAATTGCTAACGTTGGCTGAACGGCGTGAAGTTTGGCGCCGCCAGATGCCCGCGCTTCTGCCGGCAGATGGCCCTGTGGTTTCGGGCTTTGGCATGCGTCTGCATCCCATTTTACGCGTCCGCAAGGTCCACGAGGGGATTGATATCCTTCTGCCTTACGGATCTCCTGTTTATGCCCCAGGCGATGGCGTTGTCCGCGAAACTGGCCGTAACAGCGGCTACGGCAACTACATCATCGTGGATCATCCGGCTACGGGATACCAAACGCTCTACGGGCACCTTTCCAGAATCCTCGTGCGTCCTGGACAAAAAGTGCAACGTGGCGATCAAATTGCTTTGAGTGGAAACTCGGGCTATTCTACGGGTCCTCATCTGCACTACGAAGTTCGCGATCGTCAAGGACGGCCATTAAATCCACTGCAGTTTGTGGCCCCCAGCATGACACCCCATGAATACCAGCGTTTGCTGGAGGCTGCTGAACGGTCTACGATTTCGCTAGACTGA
- a CDS encoding Crp/Fnr family transcriptional regulator, translating into MLHPLWHSLQRVYQHVARPQEAERTRALLYVLRRVPVFQYLPQATLRTLIPLLHQRTYRCQEVLYYEGDPGLGMYIILQGTVRLLIDAAGTPHELARLGEYDTCGHLALLGAFRRLETAQAVTDVQVLGFFRPDLKLLLKRHPAQGANVLQALARYVAARQVELVRVLAACADRPQALRWWLEAGRQAERQLPSLLTD; encoded by the coding sequence ATGCTACATCCTCTTTGGCACAGCCTGCAACGCGTTTACCAGCATGTCGCGCGTCCGCAAGAGGCAGAACGCACCCGAGCATTGCTCTACGTGCTGCGCCGCGTTCCTGTTTTTCAATACTTACCGCAAGCCACGCTGCGCACCTTAATCCCGCTCTTGCATCAGCGCACTTATCGTTGTCAAGAAGTGCTCTACTACGAAGGCGATCCAGGGCTAGGCATGTACATCATCCTGCAAGGAACCGTCCGCCTGCTGATAGACGCCGCGGGGACACCCCACGAATTGGCCCGCCTAGGGGAATACGACACCTGTGGTCATCTTGCCCTACTAGGAGCATTTCGACGCTTGGAAACAGCTCAGGCCGTAACCGACGTCCAAGTACTAGGATTCTTTCGCCCTGATCTTAAACTGCTGCTTAAGCGCCATCCAGCTCAAGGCGCCAACGTTCTACAAGCGCTGGCACGCTACGTGGCTGCACGCCAGGTCGAACTGGTGCGCGTTCTAGCTGCCTGCGCCGACCGTCCCCAGGCCTTGCGATGGTGGCTGGAAGCCGGTCGACAAGCTGAACGGCAGCTGCCCTCGCTCCTCACCGATTAA
- a CDS encoding DUF2795 domain-containing protein translates to MGYWTLELASYLEDAPWPATRDELIDYAERTGAPIEVIENLKELEDDGEPYESIEEIWPDYPTADDDFYYEEE, encoded by the coding sequence ATGGGGTACTGGACACTGGAGTTGGCCTCCTACCTGGAGGATGCACCCTGGCCGGCCACCCGCGATGAACTCATTGACTACGCCGAGCGTACGGGTGCACCCATCGAGGTAATCGAAAACCTCAAGGAACTGGAGGACGACGGGGAGCCTTACGAGAGCATTGAAGAAATATGGCCGGATTATCCTACGGCCGACGACGATTTCTACTACGAGGAAGAATAG
- the rlmD gene encoding 23S rRNA (uracil(1939)-C(5))-methyltransferase RlmD: protein MLHQGDELELRIEKFADRGKSLTRVDGYVLFIESGVPGDRVRVCVTKRKASYAEARIVQLLEPSPLRTAPRCRYFGTCGGCKWQHVHYEAQLEAKRQRVYEALVHHGGFDGVAVRPTLPSPRIYGYRNKMEFSFSTERWLTPEEIASQQPLDRHFAVGLHVPNNFYKVIDLEECHLPEPITVRLLNALRTFFKEQHWEPWDIRRHTGYLRHLVVRTGTRTGEVMVNLITSRYDTVRMAELKAFVQQRFPEVTTLVNTINTSPAQVAYGEATHILFGPGVIHDKIGPFQFEIAPEAFFQTNTEQAERLYEVTRELAEVKPEDLVYDLYCGTGTISIFIAPHVRHVVGVELVASAVENARANAAANHIPNCTFVAGDLLQVLTPEFVRMHGRPDVIIVDPPRGGMHPQVVRRIAQLRPERLVYVSCNPQTQARDLKLLREHYRIEAVQPVDLFPHTDHVECVVALRACQA, encoded by the coding sequence GTGCTGCATCAAGGCGACGAACTGGAGCTGCGCATCGAAAAGTTTGCCGACCGCGGGAAGTCGCTCACCCGCGTAGACGGCTATGTGCTTTTTATCGAAAGCGGCGTACCGGGCGACCGGGTGCGCGTTTGCGTCACCAAGCGCAAGGCCAGCTATGCTGAAGCGCGTATCGTCCAGCTGCTTGAGCCTAGCCCGCTGCGCACAGCACCCCGCTGCCGGTACTTTGGCACCTGCGGCGGCTGCAAGTGGCAGCACGTGCACTACGAGGCCCAGCTCGAAGCCAAGCGACAGCGCGTCTATGAAGCGCTTGTGCATCACGGCGGCTTCGATGGGGTAGCGGTGCGCCCAACCCTACCTTCACCACGCATTTACGGCTACCGCAATAAAATGGAGTTTTCCTTTAGCACCGAGCGCTGGCTCACACCTGAGGAAATCGCTAGCCAGCAACCGCTCGACCGCCACTTCGCTGTAGGATTGCACGTGCCCAACAACTTCTACAAAGTCATCGATCTGGAAGAGTGCCACTTACCTGAACCGATCACCGTCCGCCTGCTTAATGCCCTGCGGACCTTTTTCAAAGAACAACATTGGGAGCCCTGGGACATCCGTCGCCACACGGGCTACTTGCGCCATCTGGTTGTCCGCACCGGCACCCGAACTGGCGAAGTGATGGTCAACCTCATCACCAGCCGCTACGACACAGTCCGCATGGCCGAATTGAAGGCTTTCGTGCAGCAACGCTTTCCCGAAGTCACCACACTGGTGAATACCATCAACACCAGCCCTGCGCAGGTTGCTTACGGCGAAGCTACGCACATCCTCTTTGGCCCAGGAGTCATTCATGATAAGATTGGCCCGTTTCAGTTTGAAATTGCGCCAGAGGCGTTTTTCCAGACCAACACCGAACAGGCTGAGCGACTCTATGAGGTCACGCGCGAGCTGGCCGAAGTCAAACCGGAGGATCTGGTCTACGATCTATACTGCGGCACAGGGACCATTTCGATCTTCATCGCGCCGCACGTGCGTCATGTGGTAGGTGTTGAACTGGTGGCTTCGGCAGTAGAAAATGCCCGGGCCAATGCGGCGGCTAACCATATCCCCAATTGCACGTTTGTGGCTGGCGATCTGCTCCAGGTGCTCACGCCCGAGTTTGTGCGCATGCACGGTCGCCCTGATGTGATCATTGTCGATCCGCCCCGGGGCGGTATGCATCCTCAAGTGGTGCGCCGCATTGCTCAGCTTCGGCCTGAGCGCTTGGTGTACGTAAGCTGCAATCCCCAAACGCAGGCGCGCGACCTAAAGCTGCTTCGTGAACACTATCGCATTGAGGCCGTGCAGCCCGTGGATCTG
- the hprK gene encoding HPr(Ser) kinase/phosphatase — MPYQPFKVYRKDSITVAFMVEHLQKTVGLPIERVNAADDTLRLVVESELNRPGLVLAGYTELFTYQRVQILGNTENRYLRHLSPAQRRKAFQNLLQFPIPCIFLTDNNELDPELVQMATEAGVPIYRTPVPSTRFMALLRDFLNDQFAPQTAVHGSLVDVYGIGLLLIGKPGIGKSEVALDLVERGHRLVADDVVIVTRKEETVLMGTGTDLVQHFMEVRGLGLIDVRAMFGVRAIRFQKRIEIVVKMELWDPTAEYTRLDMVEETYRLLDVELPMVKVPITPGKNITVLCEVIAMNHLLRHYGYDPAEVFARRLSERIRQKASSVPLRGTEYFEQDYE; from the coding sequence ATGCCCTACCAGCCCTTTAAAGTCTACCGCAAAGACTCCATCACGGTGGCCTTCATGGTCGAACATCTCCAAAAGACCGTAGGCCTTCCTATCGAGCGGGTTAACGCAGCCGACGACACGCTGCGCCTGGTCGTCGAAAGCGAACTAAACCGCCCTGGACTAGTCCTGGCAGGCTATACAGAGCTGTTTACCTACCAGCGCGTTCAGATTCTGGGCAACACTGAAAACCGCTATTTGCGCCACTTGTCCCCAGCACAGCGACGCAAGGCCTTCCAAAATTTGCTCCAGTTCCCCATTCCATGCATTTTCCTTACCGATAACAACGAACTGGATCCCGAACTGGTGCAGATGGCCACCGAAGCCGGAGTGCCAATTTATCGCACGCCGGTACCCTCAACGCGCTTTATGGCCCTGCTCCGCGACTTTCTGAATGATCAGTTTGCACCGCAGACGGCTGTCCACGGATCGCTTGTCGACGTCTACGGCATTGGCCTGCTGCTTATCGGTAAACCGGGCATTGGCAAAAGTGAGGTAGCCCTCGACTTGGTCGAACGCGGCCACCGGTTAGTCGCTGACGACGTTGTGATTGTCACCCGAAAGGAAGAAACCGTACTGATGGGCACCGGCACCGACCTGGTCCAGCACTTTATGGAGGTACGGGGGCTAGGGCTTATTGACGTGCGTGCCATGTTTGGCGTAAGGGCCATTCGCTTTCAGAAGCGCATTGAAATTGTTGTGAAAATGGAGCTTTGGGATCCTACCGCAGAATACACCCGGCTCGACATGGTGGAAGAGACCTATCGCCTGTTGGACGTGGAGCTGCCTATGGTCAAAGTTCCAATTACCCCGGGCAAAAACATCACTGTACTTTGCGAGGTAATCGCCATGAACCACCTGTTGCGCCATTACGGCTACGACCCGGCTGAGGTGTTTGCCCGTCGCTTGAGTGAACGCATCCGTCAAAAGGCCTCTTCAGTGCCGCTTCGTGGAACGGAGTACTTTGAGCAAGATTACGAATAA